A single region of the Selenomonas sp. oral taxon 920 genome encodes:
- a CDS encoding polyribonucleotide nucleotidyltransferase has protein sequence MQCFETELGGRKLIVEHGKMAKQANGAVLVRYGDTVVLVTATASSAPREGVDFFPLTVDYEEKMYAAGKIPGGFIKREGRPSSDAVLCARLIDRPIRPLFPDGFRNDVQIVATVLCVEQDNPPEIAAMLGASCALTVSDIPFMGPIAGVRVGYVDGAFVINPTEQQRAVSELNLTVAGSYDAVMMVEAGANELSEEVVLDAILFGHAEIRRLVEFQQTIQSACGKEKQTPAIYTVSEELESKVRAYAEDRLDTATRNSDKLMRDADIAAIKAETVEHFIEEYPEAAKEISQILYKIEKGIVRHMITHEKIRPDGRALDEVRPVSCEVGILPRTHGSGLFTRGQTQVLTVTTLGSIGDEQIIDGLGPETTKHYLHHYNFPGYSVGEARPMRSPGRREIGHGALAERALFPMIPSIEDFPYTIRLVSEILESNGSSSMGSVCGSTLSLMCAGVPIKRPVSGVAMGLVRDGDDYSILTDIQGMEDALGDMDFKVAGTTKGITAIQMDIKIAGITRDILASALAQAKQGRAFILEKMLACIDKPAAELSPYAPRVEVITIDIDKIRDVIGTGGKVVRKIIDETGVDVDIHEDGNIFITSPNMDAMDRARKMIEDIVREVEVGEVYTGRVTRFLKFGAFVELLPGKEGLCHISQLAKHRVESVEDVVKIGDQLEVKVIEIDEKGRINVSHKALL, from the coding sequence ATGCAATGTTTCGAAACTGAACTAGGTGGGCGCAAGCTTATCGTAGAGCATGGAAAGATGGCAAAGCAGGCAAACGGAGCCGTATTGGTTCGCTATGGTGATACCGTTGTCCTTGTGACGGCGACTGCCTCGAGTGCGCCGCGGGAGGGCGTTGATTTCTTTCCTCTCACGGTGGACTACGAAGAAAAAATGTATGCTGCTGGGAAGATCCCTGGAGGCTTTATCAAGAGAGAAGGACGTCCGAGCAGTGATGCAGTCCTTTGCGCACGTCTGATCGACCGTCCTATTCGCCCTCTATTTCCCGATGGCTTTCGGAATGACGTTCAAATTGTGGCGACGGTCTTGTGTGTTGAACAGGATAATCCTCCGGAAATCGCTGCGATGCTTGGTGCCTCGTGTGCACTCACTGTATCCGATATTCCTTTTATGGGACCGATTGCGGGCGTTCGTGTTGGCTATGTCGATGGCGCGTTCGTTATCAATCCTACGGAACAGCAGCGTGCTGTTTCTGAGCTGAATCTCACTGTAGCTGGTTCTTATGATGCTGTGATGATGGTAGAAGCGGGCGCTAATGAACTTTCCGAAGAAGTTGTGTTGGATGCAATTCTCTTTGGTCATGCCGAAATTCGTCGTCTTGTTGAGTTTCAGCAAACGATTCAAAGTGCTTGTGGCAAGGAAAAACAGACGCCCGCCATCTATACGGTATCGGAGGAACTGGAGTCTAAGGTACGTGCATATGCGGAGGATCGTCTCGACACTGCTACGCGGAACAGTGACAAGCTCATGCGTGATGCTGATATCGCAGCGATTAAGGCGGAGACGGTCGAGCATTTCATTGAGGAGTATCCGGAAGCGGCAAAGGAAATCTCGCAGATCCTCTACAAGATCGAAAAGGGCATTGTCCGTCATATGATTACGCACGAGAAGATCCGTCCGGACGGACGTGCGCTGGACGAGGTGCGCCCTGTCAGCTGCGAGGTTGGCATCCTGCCGCGTACGCACGGCTCGGGGCTCTTCACCAGAGGACAGACGCAGGTGCTTACCGTCACGACACTTGGCTCCATTGGAGATGAGCAGATCATTGACGGTCTGGGCCCTGAGACAACGAAGCACTATCTGCATCACTATAACTTCCCAGGGTACAGCGTTGGTGAGGCACGTCCGATGCGCAGCCCTGGACGGCGTGAGATTGGGCACGGAGCACTCGCGGAGCGTGCTCTCTTTCCGATGATTCCATCGATTGAGGACTTCCCCTATACGATCCGCCTCGTCTCGGAGATCCTCGAATCGAACGGCTCGAGCTCGATGGGGAGTGTCTGCGGGAGCACGCTGTCGCTTATGTGTGCCGGTGTTCCAATCAAGCGGCCTGTGTCCGGCGTTGCGATGGGACTTGTGCGCGATGGTGATGACTACTCCATCCTGACGGATATTCAGGGGATGGAGGATGCACTCGGCGATATGGACTTCAAGGTCGCCGGAACGACCAAGGGGATTACGGCAATTCAGATGGACATCAAGATTGCCGGAATCACGCGAGATATTCTCGCATCCGCTTTGGCTCAGGCAAAGCAGGGACGCGCGTTCATCCTTGAGAAGATGCTTGCCTGCATTGACAAGCCGGCAGCAGAGCTCTCACCCTATGCACCGCGTGTGGAAGTCATTACCATTGACATTGATAAGATTCGCGATGTCATTGGAACGGGCGGCAAGGTTGTCCGTAAGATCATTGATGAAACCGGTGTGGATGTCGATATTCACGAGGATGGAAATATTTTCATCACATCTCCGAATATGGATGCGATGGATCGCGCCCGCAAGATGATCGAAGATATTGTGCGCGAGGTCGAGGTGGGAGAGGTCTATACGGGGCGTGTTACACGTTTCCTGAAGTTCGGTGCCTTCGTTGAACTTCTGCCCGGCAAGGAAGGGCTTTGCCACATCTCACAGCTCGCAAAACACCGCGTGGAAAGTGTCGAGGATGTGGTGAAGATCGGCGACCAGCTTGAGGTCAAGGTCATTGAGATTGACGAGAAGGGGCGTATCAACGTCAGCCACAAGGCTCTTCTCTGA
- a CDS encoding adenosylhomocysteinase has protein sequence MESMIRDIALAPSGHAKIDWVKRFMPVMAAADKEYSVTKPFAGIKMVITLHLEAKTAYMATIFKHAGAEVAVTGSNPLSTQDDVAAALVEEGIHVFAWHGCTEEEYAVFLNKALDIKPDIVIDDGGDLVDMLHTTRRDLLSGLIGGSEETTTGVHRLKALERQGKLEFPMIAANDAYCKYLFDNRYGTGQSTWDGIMRTTNLVIAGKTVVIAGYGWCGKGGAMRARGLGANVIITEVDPIKAIEAVFDGFYVMPMDEAAKVGDIFLTLTGNKDILCKRHFDVMKDGAMMANSGHFDVEINIPELTEGSTSNKVVRENIREFVQPDGRRLYLLAEGRLVNLAAGDGHPAEIMDLSFGVQFFSALHLVRHGKEMKKGVHLMPDEINVEIANIKLNSLGVAIDELSADQKEYLGLA, from the coding sequence ATGGAATCAATGATTCGGGATATTGCGCTGGCACCGTCCGGTCACGCAAAGATTGATTGGGTGAAGCGTTTTATGCCGGTGATGGCAGCAGCCGACAAGGAGTATTCGGTCACAAAGCCGTTCGCCGGCATCAAGATGGTCATTACTCTGCACCTTGAGGCAAAGACGGCCTACATGGCGACGATCTTCAAGCACGCCGGCGCAGAAGTTGCCGTCACAGGGAGCAATCCGCTGTCCACACAGGATGATGTCGCGGCTGCGCTTGTCGAGGAGGGCATTCATGTCTTTGCATGGCATGGATGCACCGAGGAAGAATACGCAGTGTTCCTCAACAAGGCACTCGACATCAAACCGGATATTGTCATTGATGACGGCGGCGATCTGGTCGATATGCTCCATACAACGCGGCGTGATCTTCTTTCCGGACTCATTGGCGGCTCGGAGGAGACGACGACGGGTGTGCATCGCCTAAAGGCGTTGGAGCGTCAAGGCAAGCTTGAGTTCCCGATGATTGCGGCAAATGACGCATACTGCAAGTATCTCTTTGACAATCGCTATGGAACAGGTCAGTCCACATGGGACGGCATCATGCGCACGACGAACCTCGTTATTGCCGGCAAGACGGTTGTCATCGCTGGCTACGGTTGGTGCGGCAAGGGCGGTGCGATGCGTGCACGCGGGCTAGGTGCCAATGTCATCATTACGGAAGTAGATCCGATCAAGGCAATTGAAGCCGTTTTTGATGGCTTCTATGTCATGCCGATGGACGAGGCGGCAAAGGTAGGCGATATTTTCCTGACACTTACGGGCAATAAGGATATTCTCTGCAAACGTCACTTCGATGTGATGAAGGACGGCGCTATGATGGCGAACTCCGGACACTTCGATGTTGAGATCAACATTCCAGAGTTGACTGAGGGCTCGACATCCAATAAAGTCGTGCGCGAGAATATCAGGGAATTCGTCCAGCCGGATGGGCGCCGTCTCTATCTCCTTGCAGAAGGCCGTCTTGTCAACCTCGCGGCAGGGGATGGACATCCCGCAGAGATTATGGATCTCTCGTTTGGTGTGCAATTCTTCTCAGCACTTCACCTTGTTCGACATGGAAAAGAGATGAAGAAGGGCGTACACCTTATGCCGGATGAGATCAACGTTGAGATTGCAAATATCAAGTTGAATTCTCTTGGTGTCGCCATTGATGAACTCAGCGCGGATCAAAAAGAATACCTCGGGCTGGCATAG
- a CDS encoding amidohydrolase, with protein MNTLIKNATVLLPDGTTPIANIAVTDDRIAAVGDVPEDFQADKVVDGTQHFAIPGFVNAHTHASMTLLRSYADDMKLMDWLEQMIWPIEAKLRSDDIYWGAMLAAVEMIRSGTTAFADMYGPDMERVAEVVEVSGLRGVLSRGLIGVAPDSDKKLEENAALYENYHGAAQGRITVMFGPHALYTCPPDYLKKIAAKAQALGAEVHIHMSETVGEIENCLKEYGKRPFAHVASTGLFENGTLAAHCVHLDDEDIDIIKKYRIRVAHNPGSNMKLASGTAPVPRLLEEGICVALGTDGASSNNNLDMLDEVQLAALMHKVHTLDPLAVPALTAVKMGTEYGAQALSLHDVGRLQAGDKADIVLFSMHGAAWTPCYNPVSLLAYAAKSSSVDTVMVDGKLLMENGALTTLDEEHILFEAQKVADRLTK; from the coding sequence TTGAATACGCTGATCAAAAATGCCACTGTCCTTTTGCCTGACGGAACAACTCCGATTGCCAACATTGCCGTTACCGATGATCGGATTGCGGCCGTGGGAGACGTTCCGGAGGATTTCCAAGCGGATAAGGTTGTTGATGGGACGCAGCATTTTGCAATTCCCGGATTTGTCAACGCGCATACACACGCGTCCATGACGCTCCTGCGCAGCTATGCGGACGATATGAAGCTGATGGATTGGCTGGAGCAGATGATTTGGCCGATCGAAGCAAAGCTGCGTTCGGATGATATCTACTGGGGTGCAATGCTTGCGGCGGTCGAAATGATCCGCAGCGGTACGACGGCGTTTGCCGATATGTACGGGCCGGATATGGAGCGCGTTGCCGAGGTCGTTGAGGTCTCAGGTCTGCGCGGTGTGCTCTCGCGTGGTCTTATCGGTGTTGCGCCTGACAGTGACAAGAAGCTGGAGGAGAATGCCGCACTCTATGAGAACTATCATGGAGCGGCACAGGGGCGCATTACCGTTATGTTTGGCCCCCATGCTCTCTATACCTGTCCGCCGGACTATCTGAAAAAGATTGCTGCTAAGGCACAGGCTCTTGGTGCTGAGGTTCATATCCATATGTCGGAGACCGTGGGTGAGATTGAGAACTGCCTGAAGGAATATGGCAAGCGGCCGTTTGCCCATGTTGCTTCGACAGGTCTGTTTGAGAATGGAACGCTTGCGGCGCACTGTGTGCATCTGGATGATGAGGATATCGATATCATCAAGAAGTACCGGATTCGTGTTGCACATAATCCCGGCAGCAATATGAAGCTCGCCAGCGGAACAGCCCCCGTACCTCGTTTGTTGGAAGAGGGCATCTGTGTCGCACTCGGTACAGATGGGGCATCGAGCAACAATAATCTGGATATGCTGGACGAAGTACAGTTAGCAGCTCTGATGCACAAGGTGCATACGCTTGATCCGCTTGCCGTTCCTGCGCTCACTGCGGTCAAGATGGGGACGGAGTACGGTGCACAGGCACTTTCCCTCCACGATGTTGGTCGTCTGCAGGCGGGGGATAAGGCGGATATCGTACTCTTCTCCATGCACGGGGCGGCATGGACGCCGTGCTACAATCCCGTGTCACTCCTTGCGTACGCTGCGAAATCCTCATCCGTTGACACGGTGATGGTGGATGGAAAGCTCCTCATGGAGAATGGTGCACTCACGACCTTGGATGAAGAACACATCCTGTTTGAAGCACAAAAAGTTGCAGATCGCCTGACAAAATAG
- a CDS encoding tRNA (cytidine(34)-2'-O)-methyltransferase has product MHIVLVEPEIPGNTGNIARLCAGTGMALHLVRPLGFSTDDRHLKRAGLDYWHLVNVHYHDSFSDVQKQYEGHPFYFCTTKAAHLYSDISYTPDDVLVFGKETAGLPEPLLAANEAHTIRIPMHEGARSLNLSNAVAVVAYEALRQNYFADLCLSGTGCHGGSDCR; this is encoded by the coding sequence ATGCATATTGTCCTTGTCGAGCCGGAGATTCCCGGAAATACGGGGAATATTGCACGCCTTTGTGCCGGGACAGGGATGGCGCTTCATCTCGTGCGGCCGCTCGGATTTTCAACAGACGACAGACATTTGAAGCGGGCGGGGCTGGACTACTGGCATCTCGTCAATGTGCATTATCATGATTCTTTTTCCGATGTGCAAAAGCAGTATGAGGGGCATCCATTCTACTTCTGTACGACCAAGGCAGCGCATCTCTACTCTGATATTTCTTATACACCCGATGACGTTCTTGTCTTTGGCAAGGAGACGGCGGGATTACCGGAGCCCCTGCTGGCTGCTAATGAGGCACATACCATTCGTATTCCGATGCACGAAGGGGCGCGCTCTTTGAATCTGTCCAATGCTGTTGCTGTTGTTGCATATGAAGCGCTGCGTCAGAACTATTTTGCCGATTTATGTCTTAGCGGAACGGGATGCCATGGGGGATCGGATTGTAGATGA
- a CDS encoding cob(I)yrinic acid a,c-diamide adenosyltransferase, whose amino-acid sequence MIQVYTGNGKGKTTAAIGLAIRALGAGRRVFMMQFMKSLAYSEQGLLCELPNMTLETSGKPFFIAEEGMMDEKAREQLGDDVVIFPKGHPPADYVALLTAGFHRVMDVIARHEADVVILDEVNIALSFELLQREQMEQLLQVLPAETELVCTGRNAPQWLMDRADLITEMREIRHYYEQDVPARKGIEN is encoded by the coding sequence ATGATTCAGGTCTACACCGGAAACGGTAAGGGAAAGACAACAGCGGCAATTGGTCTTGCCATACGTGCTCTCGGGGCAGGGCGACGTGTCTTCATGATGCAGTTTATGAAGAGTCTTGCGTATAGCGAGCAGGGCCTCTTGTGTGAACTGCCCAATATGACACTCGAAACCAGCGGAAAACCCTTCTTTATTGCAGAAGAGGGGATGATGGATGAAAAAGCGCGGGAACAGCTTGGCGATGATGTCGTCATCTTTCCAAAAGGGCATCCGCCCGCCGATTACGTTGCCTTGCTTACCGCCGGTTTCCATCGAGTGATGGATGTCATTGCCAGGCATGAGGCAGATGTCGTCATCTTGGATGAGGTTAATATTGCTCTGTCTTTTGAGCTCTTGCAGCGGGAGCAGATGGAGCAGCTTCTGCAAGTCCTGCCTGCTGAGACAGAGCTTGTTTGTACGGGGCGAAATGCCCCACAATGGTTGATGGATCGTGCAGATCTCATCACCGAAATGCGGGAGATACGGCATTATTACGAACAGGACGTTCCTGCGCGTAAGGGAATTGAAAACTGA
- a CDS encoding bifunctional riboflavin kinase/FAD synthetase, whose amino-acid sequence MEKYTQLTDFSSKYHNIVIALGMFDGLHIGHQEIIRTAVMKAQEINGTALVFSFSNHPRSVIAPECTPHRIGSEAIRLRILKNLGVDALVEVPFTVAFAETTADDFVRLLRQYFAPKYIVVGENYTFGRGGRGSPKLLNEQAEHYAFQLMVCSSVMREGAPVSSTRIRALIAKGDLKRVREYLGYPFTIIGTVIHGQARGHKLGFPTANISLHEDYERLPNGVYAVTVLHQNRFYHAVANIGNNPTFDGCDRRLEVHILDFSGNLYDAEIVVTFYARIRDEQKFPSVDALIAQIDEDKKTSVRLLEESFHLQENISMVI is encoded by the coding sequence ATGGAAAAATATACGCAGCTTACTGATTTCTCGTCAAAATATCACAATATTGTCATTGCACTCGGTATGTTTGATGGTCTGCATATTGGTCATCAGGAGATCATTCGAACTGCCGTCATGAAAGCGCAGGAAATCAATGGAACTGCGCTTGTTTTTTCATTTTCAAATCATCCTCGCTCTGTTATTGCGCCGGAATGTACGCCGCATCGTATTGGCAGCGAGGCAATACGACTCCGCATCCTAAAAAATCTCGGTGTAGATGCCTTGGTAGAAGTTCCGTTTACTGTTGCTTTTGCCGAAACAACGGCTGACGATTTCGTTCGTTTGCTACGTCAATATTTTGCACCCAAGTATATTGTTGTGGGGGAAAATTACACATTTGGACGAGGAGGCAGGGGGTCGCCAAAACTCCTGAACGAACAGGCCGAGCACTATGCTTTTCAACTCATGGTATGTTCCTCAGTCATGCGTGAGGGTGCTCCTGTGAGCAGCACACGGATCCGCGCGCTGATAGCGAAGGGGGATTTGAAACGTGTCAGGGAGTATCTGGGGTACCCATTTACGATAATCGGCACAGTGATACATGGGCAGGCGCGAGGGCATAAACTTGGATTCCCAACTGCAAACATATCCCTGCATGAGGATTACGAACGTCTGCCGAATGGTGTTTATGCAGTAACGGTTCTACATCAGAATCGTTTCTATCATGCGGTGGCAAATATAGGGAATAATCCGACCTTTGATGGATGTGACCGACGGTTGGAGGTTCACATTTTAGATTTTTCCGGAAATCTGTATGACGCAGAAATTGTGGTTACATTTTATGCGAGAATACGGGATGAGCAGAAATTTCCTTCTGTTGATGCATTGATTGCCCAAATTGATGAAGATAAGAAAACATCTGTACGATTGCTTGAGGAAAGTTTTCATTTACAAGAAAATATTTCTATGGTAATATGA
- the murB gene encoding UDP-N-acetylmuramate dehydrogenase, with protein MNKDFVRACYKEFDTVRLFADAPMRFHTTFRIGGAADLLFYPKNIEEVQKIICIAREYDEQITFLGNGSNILIRDGGIRGLVIQFSKKMAFISREDTDLIVGAGALLRDVAAFAQKSGLSGFEFACGIPGSIGGAIFMNAGAYDDEMKSVVVSVKTVSLSGAVREYSMEELDFSYRHSIFQNSAEAICETRLHLHEEDSALILERMADLNHRRESKQPLAYPSAGSTFKRPSGYFAGTLIDQTGLKGLTVGGAQVSQKHAGFVINIGNATANDVQQLISIVQKRVYAKHAVQLFPELRIIGEA; from the coding sequence ATGAATAAGGATTTTGTGCGTGCCTGTTACAAAGAATTCGATACTGTACGCCTTTTTGCAGATGCCCCCATGCGTTTTCATACGACGTTTCGGATTGGTGGAGCGGCCGATTTGCTCTTCTATCCTAAGAATATAGAAGAAGTGCAGAAGATTATCTGTATAGCAAGGGAGTATGACGAACAGATTACATTCCTTGGGAATGGCTCCAATATTTTGATTCGCGATGGTGGTATTCGCGGGCTGGTGATACAATTTAGTAAAAAAATGGCGTTCATTTCGCGCGAGGACACAGATCTCATTGTTGGAGCGGGGGCTCTGCTGCGGGATGTTGCTGCTTTCGCACAAAAAAGTGGACTTTCTGGTTTCGAATTTGCCTGTGGTATTCCAGGGAGCATAGGTGGGGCAATTTTTATGAATGCCGGTGCCTACGATGATGAGATGAAGTCTGTTGTCGTTTCGGTAAAAACCGTTTCCCTCAGTGGCGCTGTCCGTGAATACTCTATGGAGGAACTTGATTTCAGCTATCGTCACAGCATTTTTCAAAACTCTGCCGAGGCCATTTGTGAGACACGGCTGCATCTGCATGAAGAGGACAGTGCGTTGATCTTGGAGCGTATGGCGGATTTGAATCATCGCCGTGAAAGCAAACAGCCTCTTGCTTATCCAAGTGCAGGAAGTACGTTCAAGCGTCCATCCGGATATTTTGCCGGGACACTGATCGACCAAACGGGATTAAAAGGGCTTACCGTCGGCGGAGCACAAGTCTCGCAAAAACATGCAGGATTTGTGATCAACATCGGGAATGCTACAGCAAATGATGTACAGCAGCTGATCTCGATCGTGCAGAAGCGAGTCTATGCAAAGCATGCAGTACAACTTTTTCCGGAACTGCGCATCATCGGTGAAGCCTGA
- the rpsO gene encoding 30S ribosomal protein S15, translating to MLTQEKKQEIIKEYAVHEGDTGSPEVQIAVLTARIQYLTEHLKEHKKDHHSRRGLLKMVGHRRRLLSYLYQTDIERYRSIITKLNLRK from the coding sequence ATGCTCACACAGGAAAAGAAGCAGGAGATCATCAAGGAATACGCGGTACATGAGGGAGACACAGGGTCGCCTGAGGTGCAGATTGCCGTTCTTACGGCGCGTATTCAGTATTTGACGGAACATCTGAAAGAACATAAGAAAGATCATCACTCACGCCGTGGGCTTCTGAAGATGGTTGGTCATCGTCGTCGCCTTCTGAGCTATCTGTATCAGACAGATATTGAGCGTTATCGCTCGATCATCACGAAGCTCAATCTGCGTAAGTAA